Proteins encoded in a region of the Globicephala melas unplaced genomic scaffold, mGloMel1.2 SCAFFOLD_724, whole genome shotgun sequence genome:
- the LOC115865465 gene encoding zinc finger protein 496 isoform X1 encodes MPTALCPRVLAPKESEEPRKMRSPPGENPSPQGELPSPESSRRLFRRFCYQEAAGPREALHRLWDLCRGWLRPERHTKEQILELLVLEQFLAILPREIQGWVRAQEPESGDQAVAAVEALEREPGRPWQWLKHCEDPVVIDDGDSPPDQEQERLPAEPQSDLAKSQDAQPMALAQGPGLPSRLSGQLSGDPAWLLQEA; translated from the exons ATGCCCACAGCCCTGTGCCCCCGAGTCTTGGCTCCGAAGGAAAGTGAGGAGCCCAGGAAAATGAGGAGCCCACCGGGAGAGAACCCTAGCCCCCAGGGTGAGCTTCCCAGCCCCGAGTCCTCCCGCCGCCTCTTCCGACGTTTCTGCTACCAGGAGGCGGCGGGCCCCAGGGAGGCCCTGCACCGCCTCTGGGACCTGTGCCGGGGCTGGCTGCGGCCTGAAAGGCACACCAAGGAGCAAATTCTGGAGCTGCTGGTGCTGGAGCAGTTTCTGGCCATCCTGCCCCGGGAGATCCAGGGCTGGGTGCGGGCCCAGGAACCTGAGAGTGGCGATCAGGCTGTGGCTGCTGTGGAGGCACTGGAACGAGAGCCGGGGAGACCCTGGCAATGG CTCAAGCACTGTGAAGACCCCGTGGTGATTGACGATGGGGACAGCCCTCCAGACCAGGAGCAGGAGCGGCTGCCAGCAGAACCCCAGAGTGACCTTGCAAAGAGCCAGGACGCCCAGCCCATGGCCCTGGCTCAGGGCCCCGGGCTTCCAAGCAGACTCTCGGGCCAGCTCAGCGGGGACCCAG CTTGGCTgctgcaagaggcctag
- the LOC115865465 gene encoding zinc finger protein 496 isoform X2 → MPTALCPRVLAPKESEEPRKMRSPPGENPSPQGELPSPESSRRLFRRFCYQEAAGPREALHRLWDLCRGWLRPERHTKEQILELLVLEQFLAILPREIQGWVRAQEPESGDQAVAAVEALEREPGRPWQWLKHCEDPVVIDDGDSPPDQEQERLPAEPQSDLAKSQDAQPMALAQGPGLPSRLSGQLSGDPE, encoded by the exons ATGCCCACAGCCCTGTGCCCCCGAGTCTTGGCTCCGAAGGAAAGTGAGGAGCCCAGGAAAATGAGGAGCCCACCGGGAGAGAACCCTAGCCCCCAGGGTGAGCTTCCCAGCCCCGAGTCCTCCCGCCGCCTCTTCCGACGTTTCTGCTACCAGGAGGCGGCGGGCCCCAGGGAGGCCCTGCACCGCCTCTGGGACCTGTGCCGGGGCTGGCTGCGGCCTGAAAGGCACACCAAGGAGCAAATTCTGGAGCTGCTGGTGCTGGAGCAGTTTCTGGCCATCCTGCCCCGGGAGATCCAGGGCTGGGTGCGGGCCCAGGAACCTGAGAGTGGCGATCAGGCTGTGGCTGCTGTGGAGGCACTGGAACGAGAGCCGGGGAGACCCTGGCAATGG CTCAAGCACTGTGAAGACCCCGTGGTGATTGACGATGGGGACAGCCCTCCAGACCAGGAGCAGGAGCGGCTGCCAGCAGAACCCCAGAGTGACCTTGCAAAGAGCCAGGACGCCCAGCCCATGGCCCTGGCTCAGGGCCCCGGGCTTCCAAGCAGACTCTCGGGCCAGCTCAGCGGGGACCCAG AATAG